The genomic DNA GCTGCCAGAGAAAGGCGTTGGGCACGACCACCTGTGGCGTGCTCATGGCGCTGAAGAGCCCCGGTAGCGGCTCCAGCACGCCGACGATGGTCACCTCGGTCTTGACCCCGTTCTGAAAGGCGAGGACGACCGTCCGTCCGACGGGGTCACGCTCGCCGAACAGGTCCCTGGCGGCGCGGGCATTGAGCACGCCGACGGGGGCACCGTTGTCTGCCTCGAAGGCGTTGAAATACCGCCCGGTCTGGACACGGGTGGTCGCGTCGATGCGGGGAACGTCGCCGACGGAGCTGGTCACGGTGATGGTGACGGGCTGACCCCGGCCATTGTCGTACTGGGCGAACGAAAAGTTTTGCGGGAGGGGGTGTGCGCCGTACACGCCCCCGATCAGCTCGGCGTCGGCGCTGGTCAGGCGGTCGGCGCCCACGCCGCGGTTCGTGTTGCTGGGCTGTACGAGGATGGATCGCCCCGTCACCTGCCGCAACTGTCCGACGATGGTGCCGCGCGCGATGTCGCTCACCCCCAGCATCACGGTGATGGCGAAGGTGCCGATGACGATGCCCAGCAGGGACAGCACGGCCCGCAGCCGGTTGCGGGCCAGCGATTCGGCGGCGAAGCTGATCAAGTCGCGCGGGGTCACGCACTCCTCCTCACGGCCGGGGTTCCCGGCAGAGCCTGGGTGAACACCTCTCCGTCCCGGAGCCGGATGCAGGACCCCGCCGCGCGCGCCACGCGTTCGTCGTGGGTAATCACGACGACGGTGGTGCCCTGCGCGTTCGCCTCCGCGAACAGGGTCAGCACGTCCTCGGTGGCGGCCGGATCGAGGTTGCCGGTCGGTTCGTCCGCCAGGATCAGGCGCGGCTCTTGCAGCAGGGAACGCGCGATGGCCACCCGCTGCTTTTGGCCGCCGGACAGCTGATGCGGATGATGGTGCGCGCGTGACGCCAGCCCGACCCGCTCCAGCACCAGCATGGCGCGCGCCTCGCGCTCGCGCCTGGTCACGCCGCGCAGCCGCAGCGCCAGGGTCGCGTTCTCCAGGACCGTCAGGCCGGGAAGCAGGACGAACGCCTGAAAGATGAAGCCGATGTCGCGGTTGCGGTGTGCGGCGCGTTGCACCTCGCTCAGGTGCGTCACGTCCGCGCCGTCGAAGTGGTACGAGCCCCCGCTGGGCGCGTCGAGCAGACCCATGATGTGCATCAGGGTGGACTTGCCGCACCCGCTGGCCCCCACGATGGCGACGTACTCGCCCGCGCGCACGTCGAGGTCGATGGCCTTGAGCACGTTGGAGGGTGTGCCCGCGACTGCGGGGTACGACTTTTCGAGGTGTCGCATGCGGATCATCGGGGGGGGAGCGCCGTCAGTCATGTGCCACCCTCACCCGGGTGCCCGCCTCGAAGCCGTCGTCGGGGCTGAGCACCACCTCGGTGCCGGCCCGGACACCCGTGATGGCCACCCGGGTCGGGTTGGCCCCGATCACCCGGATGGGTTGCCTGGCCAGCCGCTCCTGCTGCACCGTCCAGACGTAGGACCCCGTGCCGCCTCGCACCACGGCCCCGGTCGGCACCACGATGGCGTGGGGCAATTCCAACGTGTGGATGTCGGCGCGCACCGACAGGCCGGGAATGAGCTTGCGCGCCGCGCCGCCGCGCCCGAAATTTACGTACACGCTCAGGGTGGAACTGCCCCCCGCGTTGGTGGTGGCCTGGCTGGTGATCTCACCCACGGTACCCTGCACCCTCTGGTCGTCGTAGGCGTTGAGGAACACGTCCACGCGTTCGTGGGGACGAATACGGACGAGTTCGCTCTCCTGTACGTCGAGCTTGATCCTCAGGGTGCCACGCTGCACGACGAACAACGTCTGGTCGGCCGACGTCTCCCCGACCCGGAACCCCACGTCCGTGACGAAACCGTCCACGGGAGACACCAGGCGCGACTGGCGCAGCTCGTCGCGCAGCTGCTGAGCCTCGCCCTGCTGGGTCGTCAGGTCGCGCGCCGCACTGCTCGCGGCGAGGTCGCGCCCGATGCGTGCGCTCTGGAGGGCGTCCCTCGCGTCCTGCGCGGCACGCTGCGCGGCTTGCAGGTCGTTGAGAGAAACGGCCCCCAGGGCATAGAGCTGCCGCTCGGCGTTCGCGGCACGTTCGGCCGCCTGCAAGGCCCGCGCCGCGTCGCGCAGTTTCACCTCGCCGTCGAGGGCCTGCAACCCGGCGTTGCGGCGCAGCTCCTGCTCGGCGCGCTCGATCAGGGCCAGTTGGCGGGTCGGGCCGCTGACGTCGAGCTGGGCGAGCACCTGACCACGGTGGACCTCTTCTCCTTCCGCCACGTTCAGCTCCTCGACGGTGCCGGCACGCGCGAAGCTCAGCCGGTAGCTGCGCCCCTCGATCACGCCGTTCGCCTTGGTGATCTGATCGAAGGGCTGCTTGAGCACGGCCTCGGCGTTCACGCTCAGCTGGGGAGCGTGTTGCGTGCGGTACATCATCGCCACCGCACCGCCCAGGGCGGAAAACGCTGCGGCCGTGAGGACGACGAGGCGCATGTTCATCAGATCACCCCGGTGAAAAACAGCGTGCCGTACAGCGCGAGGCACAGGGCCAGGGCGCCGCAGAGGCGGGCAGGGGTCGTGTGGGGACGCAGCAGGACGTACAGCCACACCGCCTGGGCCAGGAAGAGGCTCAGCTGGACGGAGCGGAAAACCTGCATGGCGGTGCTGCCGCGCAGCGCCCCGGTCACCTGGCGGGCACTCTCGGCGTCCGCGAACGACACGTGCGGCGGCAGATTCGGCACGAGCATGACCATGACCGGCAGCAGCAGCAGGTACACCACCAGGGGCAGGACGAACGTGCGCGCGTAGGCACGGAACGCCTCCGTGCCCGTGCGTGTGACCAGGCTACAGATCAAGCCGACCACGCCGAGAAACAGCAGGTTGCCCAGCACGCCGGCCAGGGTCGTGACCCCCAGCAACACGCTGCCGTACTGGAAGTAGGTGATCAGGTTATAGAACACGGCGGCCGTGAGCACACCGCGCAACACGCCGGACAGGACCAGGGGTGACCAGACCGAGGAGGTCGACGGACGGACGGAAGTGGTGGTCATGGCTGCTCCAGGGAGAACTTCGAGTGAACGAGGTCGAGGGCACTCCAGACCGTCGCGCAGCACAGCAGGGTGGTCGCCGACACGGCCAGGACGGTGGCGAGGGTCGCCCCACCGACGACTTGCAACAGGTTGGTGGCGTGCGGTTCCAGCCAGACGAAACGCAGGGCGAGCACCAGGGCGTAGCCGAGCAGCGCCGTGGCGACCGCCGCCGCGCCGACATGCAAGTTGCCCTCACGCCTGAACCCGGCCCAGCAGGCCAGGAGCCCCAGCGCGTACGGCACGGCGGCGGCGAGCAGCGTGTGGTCGCCAAACTGCGCGGCCAGCCCAGCGGCGATGCCCACCGGGAACCACAGACTCAGAAATCTCAGGCGGTCCACGGTCACACCTGCTGCACGAACAGCTTGCCCGTCACGCCGTCCAGCGAATAGATCCTGCCGCGCAGCAGTGGCTCGGTCACGCCGCTCAGCGCCCTCACCACGTCCCCGGCCACATAGGACGCCACCCAGAAGGTCAGGGGCCCGAACACGGCCCCCTTGCTGTACTCGGGGATCTTCAGGTCACGCAGCCCGGCCTGGGTCTGTGCCAGGGGCGTGG from Deinococcus aestuarii includes the following:
- a CDS encoding ABC transporter permease yields the protein MTPRDLISFAAESLARNRLRAVLSLLGIVIGTFAITVMLGVSDIARGTIVGQLRQVTGRSILVQPSNTNRGVGADRLTSADAELIGGVYGAHPLPQNFSFAQYDNGRGQPVTITVTSSVGDVPRIDATTRVQTGRYFNAFEADNGAPVGVLNARAARDLFGERDPVGRTVVLAFQNGVKTEVTIVGVLEPLPGLFSAMSTPQVVVPNAFLWQRSNSQAEGTFDVVQVIVDDQVGMAGVSRKIEQLLAGNHEDGKFTVQSTDLFANVIDTVTGIVTVVLATVGGLSLLVAGIGIMNMMLVSVNERLRDIGLLVALGAHRETINAMFLLEALLLTGVGGGLGSLLALALLWGVTALLPVQAAFHVGWFTLLIPFGVSVVIGLLFGVLPASRAAALDPIECLRFE
- a CDS encoding efflux RND transporter periplasmic adaptor subunit — its product is MNMRLVVLTAAAFSALGGAVAMMYRTQHAPQLSVNAEAVLKQPFDQITKANGVIEGRSYRLSFARAGTVEELNVAEGEEVHRGQVLAQLDVSGPTRQLALIERAEQELRRNAGLQALDGEVKLRDAARALQAAERAANAERQLYALGAVSLNDLQAAQRAAQDARDALQSARIGRDLAASSAARDLTTQQGEAQQLRDELRQSRLVSPVDGFVTDVGFRVGETSADQTLFVVQRGTLRIKLDVQESELVRIRPHERVDVFLNAYDDQRVQGTVGEITSQATTNAGGSSTLSVYVNFGRGGAARKLIPGLSVRADIHTLELPHAIVVPTGAVVRGGTGSYVWTVQQERLARQPIRVIGANPTRVAITGVRAGTEVVLSPDDGFEAGTRVRVAHD
- a CDS encoding ABC transporter ATP-binding protein, translated to MRHLEKSYPAVAGTPSNVLKAIDLDVRAGEYVAIVGASGCGKSTLMHIMGLLDAPSGGSYHFDGADVTHLSEVQRAAHRNRDIGFIFQAFVLLPGLTVLENATLALRLRGVTRREREARAMLVLERVGLASRAHHHPHQLSGGQKQRVAIARSLLQEPRLILADEPTGNLDPAATEDVLTLFAEANAQGTTVVVITHDERVARAAGSCIRLRDGEVFTQALPGTPAVRRSA